gcatgcattgtgaactatctgttggtgcagtgaacTGTGGTATtgctggggtatctttgctgatggtgtcatcagtaGTACAATTTTTCCAATGAGAGCCATCATTTGGCTTGGTgccatggcattttgcatcctcctccctttctgcttgtgatggtctaaaatttgggggccatcAGAGGTGAGGCAACGAACctcaccccccctcccccactggtgcaaaggcctatccacaaatatggctgtatgctggactggtagtcaatgacggTTAAGATCCGATtacagtggtaccaacctaagacaggaggctgacaccttgaggtcagctcatccgatgacgggtaaggaccatatgtagtattggacaacctaagacaggcacggtccctaagccacatgcttgttgtttaattaaacagaagggggaaggtgttgagagccacagtttagtcagaatgatgcctggcatttttgccagagggaatggttgaaaggtgaccctgctccaggattagggtggatcctgctgggaatagggcagatcctgctgcctgggggcctgctactttggagttcctgttgaaTTCTcgtggggttctgagagaattggcgcTGGGAGCCCGGTGGAGgcagtgtgttcccgggaagtgtgtgtgtagagtgcccGTGTGTgtagagttcgggaataaaggttgctgtttgaatctacaaggcggtgtggcggctcggttattttgtgcccagccagactgtggcaattaagtgcctctgagtttaatcccaaatttaaaaaaaaaaaatcaaatcaaatttgtcatcctcttgcctcagcctcccaagttgctgggattatagatgtgtccACAATGCCTGGCCCTCAAACTATATCCTATGGATGAGTTTTATAATCTTTTAATTCTTCCTCACCTAATTTGAGTTTTCATAAAGTTCACAAAAATCAAAGTTTTCCAAACTAATAAAGTGAATCATAGTGGACTAAATGTTTGTGTCCCATCTAAAATTCTTAGATTGAAATCCTAACACCCAGTGAAATGGGATTATTATGGGGAATTATGAAATAATTCCAAACAACTGTTAAAGTCttgggttttttaaatatatttattttctagttgtagttggacacaatatctttattttgtttatttttatgtggtgctgaggattgaacccagggcctcgctcgtgctaggcaagcactctagcgctgagccaccaccccagccctaaagtctTGGTTTTTAAACTTACAAATTGAACATATAATTGcatataaacatgaaaattataGGACTGAGGTAGAGCTCTCAGCTACCATACACAAGGCTTTgtttcaatccctagaaccactaaggggacaaaaaataaataaaaacaggaaaattatgtGACACATTTTAGCTTTGTGAATTAACATTTTATAccagaaaagtaaatattttttttcttagactttaaatattatcttaaaagattaatttatggAAAACTAAATATCAGGAATATACATGAATCTATAAATTCAGtgttgtgaaaaaaaattctcttgcaATACTCTCATCAGCATCAGAACTGAGGTTAAAAGTTACAATGGATATCTggaggtataactcagtggtgaagcacttgcctaccatgggCAAGTTCTGGGATTGATCCCCACTTTCTCCCAcagaaaaattacatttcaaaggGATTTATATTCAAAACTTTGTCCCTAATTTGTAGGCATGAAACTGTGTTGCTGTAGGATAAACCTGACTAACCAAATTTGTGTCTCTATTAGGATTAATACTTGGTCTTAATTTACTTCTGTTCACTTAAATCcctaatgaacattttttttttttttttttttggtaaagccATCTACTTCTTTACAGGACTGTGgccatttgatttttattagctttttcaaatttatataatacatagtactttatttttttagttctagatggcataacatctttattttattttcttatatttatgtagtgctgaggattgaatccagtgcctcacacatgctgggcaagtgctctaccattgaataAACTACAATCTCAGCCTCACATAGTGCTTTCTTTAgccattaaaaatacattaaaaattaaacacagtagtttggaaaatatattttactttaagcTATAAAGTTAATTGAAAAGTGCTAGGAATTAAGTTAATCCAATGCTTTGTAAATTAGATTTAAAGATTAGGAAGGGTGTTAGTCTTTAAAGCCTCTGTGCCTTACTTGCAACAATTCTGAAACCACTTAACAATAGGTTATAGACCCAGTAAAACTGAGAAATTGGTTAATATGTGATGTGTGCATTCTCAGGGAACTTTaagaaagatgatttaaaatggTAAAGCTAGCAAATTTATAAGCAGATAAAGGCTTTTGAATAGTGTACAACCATTTTCAAATTCTAGAGTACAgggaaatactttgaaatttcagAAGTAATAATTCATTGCAAAGTGATGATTAAAACAAaggcaagaaaaacaataatgaccCATCTTTGTTCACTGCTGCCAAAAATTCTGTTGTGTAATGTTCATAAAAATCATTATGTATTCTGCCTTGAATTGTGGATCAAGTCACAAAAGAGTACAGTGGCAGTGTCTTGTCCCTGAAAGGGGAAAAAGCCCAAAAGTAgttagaaaatttctttttacataGGTTTTCTTTTCCCAAACTTATTAAGCTAAAATACAACCCAATTACTTTAGCAATTTATGGACAATCATAGTCTTATTTGAAAACTGTTTTTATTGGACAAACTCAGTGGGAATATGACCTCATGCTGTAGATTTATCAAAAAGTGGGAAATTATAAACCAGGctcagtggtgtacacctgtaatcccagtgactcaggaggatcttaagtttcaagccagcctcagcaactcagcgagaactTAACTTCTCACTACATTACCTAGGACCAATGTCTCCAAAACAACAAACGaacaaaaagggttggagatatggTTCAGGATTAAATGTCCCTtatttcagtccctggtaccaaaaataaaagtaggaaacgatattgttttgggttttggaaccaggggttgaactcaagaggcattggaccactgagccacatccctagccctattttgtattttatttagagacagggtctcactgagttgcttattagcacctcatcattgctgaggttggctttgaactcaagatcttcctgcctcagtttcctgagcctctaggattataggtgcacaccaccacactcagcatgATATGGATTTATGCCTCTTGAGTAGTTTCATTGTAACTCTTTCATTTGCTACTAATACCTAATCAAGAGTGAAGCAATAAAGTACAGATTTCTTTTCAGTGCTAGGAAAAGCGCTAGGAAagtactctagcactgagctacatcccaaattttttaattttactttgagacagtaagatgtgatccttctgcctcagcctcccccataGTGGGGAATACATGCCTGCACcaacatactatttttttttttttaacaccaagGCATTAAGGTTTGCTTCCTAAAATTCAAATTCCCAAAGCTAGATGTGTATCAGAAAGTATAAAAAACAATTATCAAGAAGTTAGGTGAATGACTAGGTGAAGTAGTCATGCAAAACAACCCAAGGACAAAAATTAGATTTACCTAACATGGTGTAATGGAGACATCACTAAGCTGTAAGCCAAATGACTAGGATTCCACTCCTGCAAGATATTAAGTGGGTATGTGCTCTTGGCCTCATAACAACCTGAACCTGTAGCAAACTGTAGGTGGGTGttgtggcactcacctgtaataccagcaatctgggaggttgagacaggaataTCACAGGTATGAGGCCAGCCTGGTAATTTAATAAGACCCttaacaattcagtgagacccatctcaaaatataaataaagtgctggggatgcagctcagtagcaACAcatgtctgggttcaatccctagtaccaaaaaaaaaaaaaaattaaagtgctaAAATATTAGGTCTTCTGAGAAACATTTGTATCAGCACAGTCTTACCAGGAATATTATAATCAGATGGAATGTTTTTAGGAATGCAAGTATGCTTATatgacaaaaacagaaataaggtTTATTATTGAGACCACATCTTggtaaattgtccaggctggccttgaatttacaatcctcctgcctcagcctgctgaggggctgggattatggaaTAAACACTAAGACCAGCAATATGATGGAATGAATTTGAGAATATTTGTTGTAGCcacccatctcaaaataagacCAAATTCCGGGGTTGTAAATTGGTCTTTTCAACTGTATCAATATATTTGGGAAATAATAATGTTTGCAGCAATGCTTATTAAATTTGAAAGCAACATCAGGCATGGAGGCATACATTTATttaatctcagcgactcaggaggctaatgcagaactatcacaagtttgagtccagctatagcaatttagccagaccctgtctcaaaaaataaaaaggcctgcagatgtagctcaatgtagaatgcccctggattcaattcccagtacttaaaaaaagaaaaaaaaaatgtacaattctATCTTCTTAGATCATTAAAATAGAGTAAGAGGActagggaaggaaggaggggaaagaatGTATGGATAAAGGAATGTactaggaaatggagaaaattatgtgcatgtataaatgtcACAATAAACCCTACTagtatgtataattacaatgcactaataaaaacattttttaaaattttgtcttcaagggctggggatgtggctcaagcggtagtgcgctcgcctggcatgcgtgcggcccgggttcgatcctgagcaccacatacaaacaaagatgttgtgtccgccaaaaactaaaaaataaatattaaaaaaattctctaaaaaaaaaattctatcttgaTATTATTTTAGAAGATATTTATTGATCTGTGATTGtttccccaaattcatgttaGAAGTCCTCAGTACTTCAGGCcttatttgaatctttttttttttttttttcctggtccctggggattgaactcaggggtactagaccactgagtcacatccccaaccctattttgtattttatttagagacaatctgagttgcctagcacctgcctcctgagctgctggggttacaggtatgcgccaccatacccagcccttATTTGAATgtttatcaaattaaaatgaagctAGTAGTATAGTCCCTAATACAGGATGACTGGTATGTCTATAAAGAGGAAATGTGGAAACAAGACTTAATACAAAGAGAATACCCTATGAACATGAATATGACCATGTATAAGCCAAAGAGAGAGATCTGGAACAGATTCTTCCCTCACAGGTTACAGAAGGAACAAACTGTGCCAATCCCTTTATTAACTTCTGCCCTTCAGAATTTCAATAAATTTCTGCTATTTAGGCAACCCAGTTTGTAATAATTTGTTATGGTAGCTATagtcaattaataaaaataataaagctaatTTATCATTATCATGCCAGCAACTCCTTATCACCCAGATCTTCCTAATTTAATAAATGAGTTTTCTCAATGTATAATTTGGTATCAGAAGTTTGGGCActtacaatcccagtggcttgggaggctgaggcagaaggatcccaagttaaaAGCCCAAATTCAAAGTGAGCCTTAggaactaagtgagaccctgtctctagataaataaaaaagttatggagatgtggctcagtggttaagtatcctgGGGGTtaaatttctggtaccaaaaaaaaaaaaaaagttgggcatATCTTCATAGTCCTATAATTGAAGATAAAATGTCAATCAGTTATGAAATGGTTACCTTTTTTGTCTATTGCTTTACCATCTCCCCAATCTCAAAATTATTCAACAGATAggggatttaaaaaatgaaaaactgccCCCCAAAATGGCATTTTCCCCTACTATAACGAAGACTTCCTACTGTTATTAATCACAGAGAGTCTACAGATTGCTTAGGGGTTAATTCCTGATGGGGATTACAAAAAGGAGGGGTGGTCTTATTAATGGAGTGTGAATGaacttaaatgtattttatgttcttttagtTCTGGTAGTGCAGTAATTTAATAACTTCATACACTAAAAAACTAAGCCTATCTTGCGTTTAAAAAGGTTAATAGCACCATGGTTAAGGAAGGAAAACTGTAGATAGTTTTTTCAGTACATGTTTCTTCTCAATTCATAAAATTGAACCACATGCAAGACACCAAATTACAGTCACCAAGAATGATTAAAACTATATACTACCATGCAATTGAATACCACAATTAAGGTATAATTACATACTGGAAAATGTTACTTGTTAAAAGGCAAatctcatgtttttaaaattacccattttaacatctcaaaaaaaaaggttgaatttattatttcacaaaaacattatgtaaatcaaaataaagaaaataatcaagttGCTTCATGGACTGGAAGGTGACTTATTAATTCCCTTTCATTTCCAAACCTCATCAAGCAGTCACTACATTTATGAGGCAAGTCAGCCGAATGCTTGAAATCTAGATGAATTTTAAGATCTTCGATCTGTCCTGTTGAATATTCGCAATATTGACATAAATAAATCCCTTCAGATAGATGTGAATTTAAATGCTTGCAATATTCTAGCATACTTGAAAAGCCTTTCCCACAGTCATCACAAACATGAGGAAATATTTTAGTATGTTCAATAGCAACATGCCTGTTAACATTTGTATGAAGTCTACTCCGAAAACCACATACTTGACACACAAAGAAGTTCTTACATTTGTCAAAGGTAATTTTGCTTAAGAGGCTGTATTGTCCGTGTTCTCCATTGTTATACTTATCGCTTAGTTCTATTAATTTACACGCATGCTCATTTACAACATGGCTATGCAAGTCTTCTGGATCATTTGTTTCATGTTCACAGAACTGACACAAGTACTGTTCATCACAGCTGTGCTCCTGGAAATGCAGGTAGAGTTCACTGCTTGAGGAGAACTGCACGTCACACTGCTCACACCAATACAGGTGATCGCTAAAGTGGGTGTCTGCAATGTGCTGGCTGAGGTTCTCAAAAATTACTGTCCTGTAATCGCAGTATTTACAAATGTAGGGATCTTCTTCGTGTAGTTTGGCATGTTCAATCAGAAGCATATTGGTAGAGAAGCTTTCCTTACATACTCGACACACATTTGAATCGGTACGTTTATGCTTTAGGATCATATGCtgttttaaatcagaaaaatatttactattgaaTTCACAAAGTTCACATTTATAGAGGCCACTGCTATTAGCTCTCAGTAAAGGCCATTTCTGCTGAGCAGTCACATTCAAAGCTTGGCTCTTGTCAAGAATTTTACAAAGCTTAGCTGGTGGTTCTTCATCAGTTTGGTCTTGGAGGCTCTCGGAGGAattgttttctgtctctatgtcATAATCCTCAGAAATGGCATGCACTTCTACAGCAATGGGGACATCTTCAGCGGTGTGAACTTCTATAGGACTCTCCTCTTGAGTTTGCTGGTTGATTGATTCGGGTGAATCACACTCTTCATCACAAATTTCTACATCAGCagatttttctgaaaaatgaaatgatccTATTATTATATTACCGTTATTCAATTGATCAATTAGATAGATACCACAGTGCCAAAAGAAGTTTATGGTATGCACTGAGTTTTTCTCATAGGTCTATAGAAATATGCCAATATGATTAGTTTCCCTAACCTGCAGAAAAGGCAGTGTGGTCTATAATTCTAAGCACAGGACTGGGAACCAGATAGTTCTGATTTCTGTTTCTGGCCTTGATTCCATCTGCAAATTTTGGCATGTCATTTGTTGTCTCGGTATCAGAATCatcatctgtaaaaaaaaaaaaaaaaaaaaaatttggaaaaatttttattatttatatcaaAGCACtaaacattattataaaataaagcaataactatttttgatataattttgaaTTCCAATAGGAACTAAGGACTTAGATTTAGCCATTAAGAGAGATGTTATCTATataccacaaacaaataaaacaacctGCCCAAATAAGCAAATGCTGTTATGCCCCAATTAGacaagaatacatttttttttcagttgtagacagacattttttatgtggtgctgagaatcgaacccagagccttgcacatgctagtgctctaccgctgagctacaaccataGCCCAAGAATAAACACACTTTTTGAACTTGCTTAGGAATTTTAAGCTTCTGAGTTTGAATACGCCTTTATTTCCTTAGCCCAGGTTCTACCAAGTTAGCATGGGGAAATGGAAATGCAGGTCAATAGACAAAACTGGGTttcaacatgttttatttttgcagtactggggcttGAATATAGggatgctataccactgagttaaatccccagcccacgttttttttttttttaaatagacttcATATAAGTTTCAGATTTATAGAAAGTTATGAAGATCGAGTTCCTATGTATCTCATGCTGTTTCCCCACTATTAACATCTTATagtacatttgttataattaatgatggatatattacttttaaaaaaaattattacttttttttttttttagttttaggtggacacaatatctttattttacatttatgtggtgctgaggattgaacccagtacctcatgcatgctaggcaagcactctaccaccaagccataATCCCAGTCCAATGACAGATATATTACTAGTGATACATTAATATCCCTACTTTACCCAGTATgtcttttttctgttccaggatcccatattatatttaattatccTGTCTCTTTAGGCTATTTTGAGGACtactggtcaggtattttgtagaatatCCCAATAATGGAAtctgctgtttcttttttatggttaCATTGGAATCATGAGTTATTGAGCAGCACAATTCTGAAGTAAACTGTGATGTAAATGTGATGCGCTCTTGGTAAGAGTGCATACTATATCAACATGACTTGTAACTGTTGATGTTGACCTTGATCACCTGGCTAAAGTAGTAGTTAGGTTTCTCTATTATAAAGTCACTCTTTCCTTTCATACTTTATCACAATTAAAGAGTGAGAAGTTATGTTCTATCTCCTTTACAAAAAGGAGATAGAACATAACTCCCCTctacataaataaatttcttctatACAGGAGATTTGTTTTatagcccttatttatttattcagtcatcTACATCAGTATAGACTTTGGATATTTAATTGATTCTTTAGAttataatttggtttttttaatcCCCCAAATTATTTCAGCTTTGGTTATTGGGAGCTCTTTCAGATGGATTCTTATGCTCCTTAAGCATACCCctaataagtgtgtgtgtgaatttgtgTGGTTTCTAGGTAGTAAGagtgctttgaacttgcaattttcttgtctcagcctcctgagacaactgggattacagacatacaccACTGTCCCTGGTTTCCTCCCCTTtactccctttgattttcatgagatgcaccccactttcttttccctatctagcttctacatatgaaagatatataacatataactcataaccttctgagtttggcttactttGTTTAACATAAGGTTCtgaagttccattcattttcctgcaaatgacataatttttcttttaaaatactgagataaggtcttgctaagttgcccagactggccttgaacttataatctttctgtttcagcctcctgttttgttttgaaaggaCTTTTCTGTTCTTGCCCCAGACCTAACGTCAACTATTTCTCCAGGGGACTTAGTTCCTTTTACTTATGAATGGTATTGGAAACCATGATATGGACACAAAATGTCACCATTGCTCCTGAAGTATCACTGCTCATAGGTCCTCTCAGTTTAACAGAGcacaaaatgtgtgtgtatactaCCGCATCTATTAACACTAACGTATATCAATCTGAATCTAAATCAAGCTAAACGTAAGTTCACAATGATAGCCCTGAGTCCATGTGTGCTTTATAATGTATGTTTCTGTGATTCTAATAGGAGTCCAAGGAATTCATTGTGTCAGTGATCACTGAGTTCATGTGTGCTTTATAACGTATGTTTCTGTGATTATAATAGGAGCCCAAAGGAATTTGTTGTGTCAGTGATCTCTCAGAGAGAAGACAGTAAGTATAAGTTGTTATcattcgggctggggatgtggctcaagtggtagcgcgctcgcctggcatgcgtgcggcccgggttagatcctcagcaccacatacaaacaaagatgttgtgtccgccgagaactaataaatattaaaaaattctctctctttctctttaaaaaaaaaaaaaggttgttatCATTCTACTCAATGCCTAGAAAATAAGAGTCAATAGGAGATACAAGATTCATAACTGTTGAGGTTGACCTTGCTCACCCTCTGTTCATTAGCCTTTCAGACTGAGAGGTATAGCTGAGTGGAAGAGCTATGGAAACACTGTTCTTAACCTTCCACCATAAATGCTCCCAACTCCACATCACTCCTGCTTTGCCACCAATTCCTACACAATTAAAAAGGATTTAGGAAGGTGTGTTTTTTATTCATATGTctggaaaaaagttaaaaaatgaaattacttacttgctttcttaaaagaaaaataccaaacactacattttcttaagttatacCAAATTCAAACTCTTGCCTGCTTTGAAATCATTAACTCAATATTttatatcccccccccccttttttgtgtgtgggagggagatactaggcattgaacccaggggcactctaccactaagctaaacctatagtcctttatttttttgagacagggttttgctaaattgctgaggctggtctcaaatttacTATCCTCCTATCTtggccttccaagttgctgggattataggcatgtgtcacaaCACCCAGATCACCTAccatttcaaataagaaaaaaaaaatgtaaaagcatttattttttcttttagcagtgttaggatcaaacccagggcctcattcatgctaagcATGGGCTGTACCATAGAGCTATTTATATACTCAGTCACTGTAAAATCAATTCAAAGAGAAATaagtattttggaaaatattaaatgtacctttgttgtcaaaatattttaagtctggcTGTCTCATAGAGCAGACACTGTAACAATGATCAGAAAAAATCCCATTGAATCCATCTGCAATTCTGCTTATTCCAGAGGAATctgaatataaaacaataaaagaaaatttttaaaatgtttcaaacatACATATATCTTTAACATATTCAAATTCACATTATTTTCGAAGAtaactccctccctccctccctccctccctcccgagacccagggccttgtgaatacAATGTAAgtagtactctaccactgagctatatcttcggcacaaattttaatgattaaaaaaaaatatagcatctataatgaaagtgtatttttctcagttttaaacTTTAACATTTCAGATCTAATACTGACATTTAGCTTTAAGAAAAGCATAAATTacagactttaaaatataataactttGAAATACATAAGGATAAAATTTTCCTTACAATCAGAATCTcacaaaatacaaatacatagggctgggatatagctcagttggtagagtgcttgccttgcatgcgcaaggccctgggttcaatccccagcacaatgggggaaaaaatacaaatatataatgaatgcCTTGTTAACTGCACAAAACAGTGAGAGGTATGCCATCAGGCAAAGAAAGCATAATACATAGGGGAAATGGCCTGAAGGGTCCAATGAAAGCTTCTGAATATAATCACTTCCAAGTTTTGCCTGGGAAACACCAGTAAGCAGTAGACCAGGCTTAATTTCCTCAGATAAGAAGAATAAGAGCATGGAGTAAACTAACAGGTATGTCTGAGACTGTCTCAAGTATGCGTAAGCTATATCAGAAATGGCCATAAAAACTTCTTCATATTGCCAATACAACACAGCCAACTTCAATCACATAGTCAAATTGAAAGTtcacatttctgaaaagaatgtATAGGATAAAGTTTTGTTCCCTCAgtaatgcaaaatattttcaaattatcattGTGTCTTAAGCACAGCTTGGTAATCAGACAGGCAAAGCTCAATTATGCTATATAAGTCATAATGATggttaacaaattttaaatatctataacCCATggaattatgaaaattaaatacaataatgTCTTTAAAGTTCTAACGTGTCTGTCTCTAGCACATGGTAGACAATAAGGAATATATATtcagagaatttaaaatttatctgaCCTAAAAATTGATCAGATATTTAAGTCTTATCTAATCATTTGAGAAAATGGATAAGAATACAATTTCTTCGAAAATATACACACTCACctttaaattaattaacttatACACTAACCTGAATAACGAGAAGGGTGTaaagtcttcctttttctttttttaggataCTCATTCATATCTTTTCaatctaaaaagtaaaaacatttaatatcaCAAATAATTGTTAATGTTGTAATAAGAATTATTTCTAACCAAAGAATTGAACTAAGAAATGTGTGtgccacatgaaaataaatcttgTACGAGAAATGCTATACAATGTCTCTGTTTATATTTTGGATTACTTTTCCTATTTAGCTTAGAGACAGGACACTAATTTCTGCATTCTTTCTAACTAAGATGGAgaaattctttttcaaatattgtaATGATAAGAATTGGATAACTATAATAAAACttatgcttaaaatttttattttaaaaagcccaTTATGCTATCAAATCACATTTCCTGCAATTGGgaatatttttattcagatttcaaGCTAAAGGTGGATacactaaaaaatatattgttaccACCTCTGTATTGACTCACAGCTTCCAGAAAAATATGCATCACATAGAACCtcagaatataaataatttttaagaaaaaaaaatccttaacttATTGATAAAATCACATTTGCTATTCTACTGAGTCAGAAAAGGTGTGGCAACCATTGTATGATTAATTTACCATCAactgtttttgtggtactggagataaAACCAGGGGGACTCTACAATTGAGCAATAcctagtccttttcattttttattttgacacaggttctcactaacttgcccaagctggccttgaaatccccttcctcctgcctcagcctcccaaggtgctgggattataggtgtacaccaccatgcctggctcccacATGAACAGTTATAAAATTAGTTTCAGTACTTTCCACTTACTTGGtataattcttaatatttcaGTGAGGAAAAATGAATTACAAAGTTTCCAcaggtggtaaaaaaaaaatacctgtaaGTTAAACATGACAAAAGTCATATAAGCAAAAGTGTGGCTCATTTCTGAGATTCAAAACTACAATTATTCCAGATATTTAATTAActagaaaagtataaagaaataattcaagCATAATACTCTTTTGAGTGTATTTTACTAAACACTAAAAATTGTATATACTGATgtgattatttatataaatttttcatattCCTTTGACTTTACCTTCTAAAGTTATAGCTATGAATGacctcaaaatagaaataaatctgcattaatattttaatctattCAGCTGAATGGGAAGtaaacagagaaaacaaatactgaatcACAGACCTGAAATGGTCAAGGTTCTTAACCAGCCATACAGCAAACTGTGAAcctgttatttcattt
This Marmota flaviventris isolate mMarFla1 chromosome 8, mMarFla1.hap1, whole genome shotgun sequence DNA region includes the following protein-coding sequences:
- the Znf639 gene encoding zinc finger protein 639 isoform X2, translated to MPKFADGIKARNRNQNYLVPSPVLRIIDHTAFSAEKSADVEICDEECDSPESINQQTQEESPIEVHTAEDVPIAVEVHAISEDYDIETENNSSESLQDQTDEEPPAKLCKILDKSQALNVTAQQKWPLLRANSSGLYKCELCEFNSKYFSDLKQHMILKHKRTDSNVCRVCKESFSTNMLLIEHAKLHEEDPYICKYCDYRTVIFENLSQHIADTHFSDHLYWCEQCDVQFSSSSELYLHFQEHSCDEQYLCQFCEHETNDPEDLHSHVVNEHACKLIELSDKYNNGEHGQYSLLSKITFDKCKNFFVCQVCGFRSRLHTNVNRHVAIEHTKIFPHVCDDCGKGFSSMLEYCKHLNSHLSEGIYLCQYCEYSTGQIEDLKIHLDFKHSADLPHKCSDCLMRFGNERELISHLPVHEAT
- the Znf639 gene encoding zinc finger protein 639 isoform X1, translating into MNEYPKKRKRKTLHPSRYSDSSGISRIADGFNGIFSDHCYSVCSMRQPDLKYFDNKDDDSDTETTNDMPKFADGIKARNRNQNYLVPSPVLRIIDHTAFSAEKSADVEICDEECDSPESINQQTQEESPIEVHTAEDVPIAVEVHAISEDYDIETENNSSESLQDQTDEEPPAKLCKILDKSQALNVTAQQKWPLLRANSSGLYKCELCEFNSKYFSDLKQHMILKHKRTDSNVCRVCKESFSTNMLLIEHAKLHEEDPYICKYCDYRTVIFENLSQHIADTHFSDHLYWCEQCDVQFSSSSELYLHFQEHSCDEQYLCQFCEHETNDPEDLHSHVVNEHACKLIELSDKYNNGEHGQYSLLSKITFDKCKNFFVCQVCGFRSRLHTNVNRHVAIEHTKIFPHVCDDCGKGFSSMLEYCKHLNSHLSEGIYLCQYCEYSTGQIEDLKIHLDFKHSADLPHKCSDCLMRFGNERELISHLPVHEAT